From the uncultured Trichococcus sp. genome, one window contains:
- a CDS encoding SIS domain-containing protein, whose product MKYRVIHQLKERNFERQVSKSEAAVLDYLEINFKSIPNYTAVKVSEESFTSQATLNRACKLLGFKGFSELKYAIMDDLSSMNSPVERHSSKTEYILGKIDFDSGVKLADALYQGRRKVMLFGLGSSHISALYLQRQLLYLGIPAMLVEEMQMLRKFQDYTLIILSSSGETQRCIQVAKDAVRIGMKVVSITKKDSSLMRTSSVCFLHDVPVDKMKGISREQQLHMILMVNEVIDHLKEKYKDE is encoded by the coding sequence GTGAAATACAGAGTGATACATCAATTAAAAGAGAGAAACTTCGAGCGTCAAGTAAGTAAAAGTGAGGCCGCTGTCTTGGATTATCTGGAAATAAACTTTAAAAGTATCCCGAATTACACGGCTGTTAAGGTTTCCGAAGAAAGCTTCACCTCCCAAGCAACGCTGAATCGAGCCTGTAAACTATTGGGATTCAAAGGATTCAGTGAACTGAAGTATGCCATCATGGACGATCTTTCCAGCATGAATTCACCCGTTGAACGTCATAGCTCAAAAACAGAGTATATATTGGGGAAAATTGATTTCGATAGTGGAGTGAAGTTAGCAGATGCACTCTACCAGGGCAGAAGGAAAGTCATGCTCTTTGGGCTAGGGAGTTCTCACATTTCTGCCCTCTATCTCCAGAGGCAGCTTCTGTATCTTGGTATTCCAGCCATGCTGGTAGAAGAGATGCAGATGCTGAGGAAGTTTCAGGACTATACACTGATCATTTTATCCAGTTCTGGGGAAACACAAAGATGCATTCAGGTAGCAAAAGATGCAGTAAGGATAGGAATGAAGGTAGTAAGCATAACCAAGAAGGATTCATCCCTCATGAGAACCAGCTCTGTTTGCTTCCTCCATGATGTGCCAGTGGATAAGATGAAAGGTATATCAAGGGAACAGCAGCTTCATATGATCCTGATGGTCAATGAAGTCATCGACCATCTTAAAGAAAAATATAAGGATGAATAA